The Spinacia oleracea cultivar Varoflay chromosome 2, BTI_SOV_V1, whole genome shotgun sequence DNA segment TCTTTCAAGACTCAGACGTAGCTTaatgaggaatgaaaactaaaagaGTTTAGCATTTATAATGTCAATAGACGTAGTCACGTAGATGAGAGAGTTTTGCGTCTCGTTCGTTcttccgtggcctaaaaggccaAACAATAGTGATAATGTCGATTGACGTAGATTCAACTGAAATTAAAACTTTATCTAAAATCACACTCAATTTTGGCCTATTGGGTTGGAACTTCGCACGGGTTAGCATGTTTGAGAGTGAGGGAATGATAAGGGGAACCCTTTTTCAAAGTGTCCGTAATGGAGATTGAACCCCCGACCTTTTGGGTGGAAGGTGAAATCATTTCCACTATGTCAAGGTAATTTTTGGTGAGAATGCAATTACGTTGCTAACCCATGTGATAAAACAAAAAATGTACGAagtatatttaaaaaaaagaaaaagaaaaaaaaaaaccatgaaTGATAGTGTATTCTTTTCACctagaaaacaaccttcatacCCGTATCGAATAGGTTCAAtatccaaaaaaaattcaacctGGACCAATAATTTTCAATCAAGTCCAATAAGTTCTAATTAAAAGTATTTCTTTCGTGTTTTTAAGGAGtaactccctctgtcccttaatactcgcaccgttttgactttttgcactatttacatTGTTTCGGTGTTGAAACAATGGACTTCGTATGAAGACCCTTTTCGTTATTGTTGAAGATCTTGTTTGCTTGAGTGAGTCGTGTCCGAATTTACCTGCACACTAACaatgttactagcctcggggttgcttccgaggaaagcccccccgatgcctaagtaagaacgatgctcggattctagagagagttctctagagagtagtcttaatGCACTagattggacgtaccttgaggtgtgagccttggcggcttatttatagtgtttgtgtaataaatgttcccataggtcatttattgtaattgggccttgggcctttgcTGGTGACTGACAAGCCAAGTAGGTTAGAATGGGGTTGATGTTGTTGtatagagccattgggctttggactgcTGGCCCAATTGGTatccaattgggagcccaaacacacataattcactttaaccctattttatttcaagtatatgaaaacaaatattaGTATATAAAATTTTGTCATGGTATCTTGTTGTACTCACCCTAGTGGCTAGTACACAAACCCTTAATTTGAACTACTAGGCACAAACATCATTGGTAGATAACAGACTTCTGAATAGTGCTCAGGCTTTCCAACACAACTCTATATATAGTTTGTATAGGCTTAGCCTCCAATGTACCAAACAACTTTTTTACTAGCTCCTCATTTAGATGGCAACCACAAAATCTCATAATGAAGACGAAATGGAAGATGAGTTACTAAAAGATAAATGGTTTGGGTTTTCAATGCACCTCTACCATGGTTTTTGGTGTGTTGATTCTAACATGGAGGGCATAATCGCAACCCAAACTCACTTCCATGCACATGATACTGATATAATCTTAGCTAGTCTTCCCAAAGCTGGTACGACATGGTTAAAATCCCTTATATTTACCATTATCAATCGCCAAAGTTTATCTCACATTTCTAAACACACTTTCCATTTCAAAAACCCTCATGAACTCATCCCTCACCTCGAGGTTAAAGTTCCCAAAACATGTCAAAGTGAATTAGATGAAATACCTTCACCTCGTCTCTTTGCTACCCACATACCATATCTATCATTGCCTGAAtcaataaagtcttcaaaatgtCAAATTGTTTATGTTTGTCGAAATCCTTTAGACAATTTTGTCTCAGGATGCCATTTTTGGCTTGAGTTTGACGTAAACAAGGGTTTTAAGCTAGATACACAATTGATAGAGGAACATTTGGAAAAGTATTGTAAGGGGGTGTTACCATATGGCCCGTATGAAGATCACGTGTTAGGGTACTGGAAAGAGAGCATTGAAAACCCACAAAAGGTGTTATTCTTGGAATTTGAAGGATTGAAGAAGGAACCAAAAACACATTTGATACGCTTGGCTGAGTTTTTGAATTTCCCTTTTTCGGATGAGGAAGCGAAAAAATATGTTATTGATGAGATAATAGAGCTTTGTAGCTTTAAGAGTTTGAAAGAAATGGAGGTCAATAAAAGTGGAAGGATCAATCAATGGTATCAGAACAATGCTTATTTTAGGAAAGGGGAGGTTGGAGACTGGATCAATTACTTGACTCTTCCAATGGCAAAGCGTATTAATGAAATCCAAGAAAAACTTAAGAAGGTTGGCTTTTCTTTTGCAAACTATGAGACGGACttataataatttataatataaaGTTCTAAATTAAACAAGGTTTTCTCATTTTTATATTGTTCAAACTTCATTTTTCCCctttataaaaacaataataatacttCTTATTCTAGACTATAGTTTCTCCCCTCAATGTGTAAGAGGGCAAATGCAATGTATATATGTTTGATATATATTTTCACAACATTTTAATTGTTTGAAACACAATGTCTTAGAAATATGATAATAGTTAGCTACTTGGTTGACTCATCTAGAAAAGGGCAAAGAGAGGTAAGTTAGATCTAATAGGGGTGGTCAAAATCCAGTCCGGACAAGAAAATAGACCGAAACAAGATTAGTTTTGGAATTTTGAGGGTTGAAGAAGGAACCAATATCACATTTGATACGCTTGGCTGAGTTTTTGAATTTCCCTTTTTCGGATCAATCAATGGTATCAGAACAATGCTTATTTTAGAAAAGGGGGGGTTGGAGACTGGATCAATTACTTGACTCTTCCAATGGTAAAGCATATtaataaaatccaagaaaaactTAAGAAGGTTGGCTTTTCTTTTGCAAACTATGAGACGGATTTATAATAATTTATGATATAAAGTTCTAAATTAAACAAGATTTTCTCATTTTTATATTGTTCAAACTTCAATTTTTCCCctttataaaaacaataataatacttCTTATTCTAGACTATAGTTTCTCCCCTCAATGTGTAAGAGGGCAAATGTAATGTATATATGTTGATATTTTCACAACATTTTAATCAGCCAAAATATCAACTGTTTACAAAAGTCACGGTGATGTCATTGTCtttagggggcgtttggttggggtATTCatgaaagggaaagggaatcaACACCCTTCgttccctttgttgttgtttgtttgtcCATTTCAATCATTCTCTTTACCCCTCTCATTCCCCAATTTCCCTCTACTTTGGTTCCCCACCCCCCCTAGGGTATCAACCTTACCCCCGAACTCCTCTTCAACTCATCTTCCCTTACCAACATTGACCAATTTATACACCACACCACCACCCAACTGCCGCCGACCCACCCGACCGCACCACCTACCAGCCACCATCCCAGACTGAAAACTGCCGACCCACCCACCGGAGCCACTCCACTTCCGCCGACCCACCCGACCTAACTCACCGAAAAAAGCCTACCCACCCGCAAAAAAAAACCCCTCCTCCGCGAAAACCCCCCTCGGTCGCAAAAACTTACCTTTCTTAGTCAATAATAATGATTTAAatggtcaaattcgaccataaaCATTCCAGATCTGGAGTTTTTATGGTCGAATTACACCATTAAAACATCAAATTTGCCATGGAAAATGGTGAGAAATAAGATAATGAAGAGATAAGGGCGGCAACATATGTAGAGAAGATGAAGTAGTCGACAACGGTAATAAGAGAAGGTCGGCAGCGGCGGCGGAGGAAGGAGATGGAGTGGCGGCGGCGGAAGGAGATGGGGGAAGCGGCGGCGGAAATAGGGTATGGGTGGTTTCACAAAAATGGTCGTTGTGGATTTTTTGAGCAATTGTGAGAGAAGGAATTAGGTGGAAGATAAAATATGGTTACCAAACAACAATGTATGTCAAAGGGTTTGCTTTCCATTCCCCTTCTATCTCATTCTTGATTTCATTCCGTTTACCCAGTGCGAACTAAACGTACCCTTACAGTAATGACTTTGTTTTTTGGTCATTTTCCGTGAATATTGAGAATTTGGAAAAACAcgtcatcaaaaaaaaaaaaaaaaaagtaggaacATCAATTGATGTAGATTGAACCAACTTTTGTACAATTGTGCACATACCTAACTTGAAACTTAAACTCTGCCTGAAAAAATCATAGCAATTTTGGCCTTCCTACCAATGTGTCTTGTAATTAGTTCATCCTATGACTCGACACGAACTTTATGCAAACGGCTAATTTTCATTTGCTAGTCTCTTGACTTGAGTCTTGACATAAACTTCATCCGTTTCACTAAAATTACAAAATTAGTTCAAACTTTCAAagaacaaaatttataaactttCAATGTAAGCATGTAACTTATTATAATTAATACATATATAAAAAGAGTTATTAAGATGTATGAAATAAGATTTTGTTAAATTTGTGATTATGTTAAAGATGGTAAAAAAGTGGAAATTTAGCAGTTATTATAATTTGTCTCTAAAAATCATCTTTATTTAGCTCATTTTTGCACATGGCTTCCGCTTCTGCTGCGGAAGAATTCATCAAGGACAACCATTTACCCAAATGGCGTTACTCTTGAATCTTCATCGTCCCAAAGGTCTCAATGCCATGGATTCAACGTTTGCAGTTGAATTATATGGACTTGGACAGTTACAAGTAAAAACGCTAACCGCGACTTATGCCACTTGATTTACCACCTTCGTGTGTATTTAATTTGTTGCAGAAATGCAGGTTAAGTACAAAAGCTTTCTTGATCAATGGGAAAATGATCCAAGAGTGAAATATGTTTTAATCCACAGTATTATACCTCGTTCATTCTGTGCTGGTAAGTGCTGCTAAGATGTCAATCTTCATTATACATCACGGACACGGTTTCAACCAAAACAGCACACACGCCGCCTTCTGTAAGCTCCCTATCTCTCTTGCTAATCATCATCATTCTTTCTACGGAGTATATGCATGGGCTAAGGAGGAAGTAGACTTGCAGGAGGTGGAAGCCCTTTTTCAACCACTGGAGCCAAGCATTCCAGAATTAGGGTTAAGAGCTCTAACAGAAACTCCCTTTTGTACGATTTTTGAGTGAGCTACAACCAAATATGTATCCAATAATTATCCACCTGCAAAAATGCATAtgtaacttgttaattaacatCCCTGAAAATCAACCATTACCATCTAAAGTCAAAATTTGAGAACCTAGCAAACATTCACCTGTTCTTTTGTGTCTAGTGTCATCTTTCCCCTCTACATTCAGATGTCCCGACTATAAAACTCACAATCCTTGATGTGGTTTGCAGTTCGCCTTCAAAAACTCAGAAATCAGCGCAATGAAAGGGTGAGACATGAGTGTAAGGGAAGAGAGATGAGAAGGGAAGATTTTCAGATAAGCTTTTCATACATGATGAAATCATAACAAGGGCAGGAAATAATTAGAACCAATACAAACATGCACAAAGAGAGGCTTCCTTATTTTCACCTGAATTCCCCTTATCAGAATTAGACACTGGTTAGTTCCGTGGTTAGCACTTTGGCTGACAGTTGGAACATTTCATGAAAATTTCATGAAGACACAAAACTTGTGAAAAGAGAAAAAACAACCTCTACCTCTATGCCCCCACTAAACCAATGAAACCATCCCCCACAAATTTTTTTGTGAGAAAAACAAGGCTCAGATTCGCTTTCATCAGGCATAGAAAGGGGCCTTAAGGTTAAGCAATGGCGGCAAAGCAGGCAAAACTCATAAACTAAGAGTTCCATTTGCTGCCCTGCCAAGCACATGCAAGACCCTCTAGGCCGTTTCTCAAGAGCCTGATTACTGCAGCCCTGTTCTTTTCACCTTAAAAAGTTCCATGTTCAATAGGTTCATACAGTTCAGTTCAGAAAGTTCAGATATATAAGTTCAGTTCAAAAAGTTCAGATATATAAGTTCAGTTCAGAAACTTCAGATATATAAGTTCAGTTCAGAAACTTCAGATACATAAGTTCAGTTCAGAAAGCTCAGATAAGTAAAAGTTTCACAGGTGAAAAGAACAGGCCCTTGGTCTATGATCATCACTGCCTCCAATTAGTTTAAAAACGACACTAGACTCCACATGCTTCGTATTCATCTTTCTCAACTGGGAACTCCCTATTCAAGTTGAAGGACCATTTTCTGGTTCTGGAGAAATCATTTGCAATATAGATGACCGCTGGTAAAAGTGGTCATCAAAGGAGAGGGGCAAAACGGTCCACAGAAACTCCCATAGCCTCTCCAGCCTCTGTCATAAGTTCCTAACCAAGGggggtctgattttttttttttctaataatCAATCCAAATTGAAAGAGTTAGCAATGAAAGAAATTGAGACAAGATTCACCAAAGACAGAGCGAGTAACTACGAAATTGGATTTCTGGAAAACTTTGATCCTCAATCCTCAATTTGGATGGAGGAAGGACAACCTCTTTAGATGGAACTGGAAAAGACAGAGCAATATAAGATTCCGGAGAAGTTGCATAAGAGAAGAAGAATGCTCAAATAAAAGAAACTGGCTCAGCAGCCTTTTCTCTGATGACCATTTTCTGAGTGTTTGGAGAAATCATGGGCTATTGATGACTGCCAGTAGAGTTGGTCATCAGAAGAGAGGAACAAAATGGTCTTAGGAAACTCCCATAGCCTCTCCCAGCCTCATTCTTAAACTCATCATGTTTTTGATAAATCATAAACCCCTTCTGTGTTGCCGAACAAAGACCCTGAAATACAAAAGCAACAATTATCAAAACCATCACTACCATTATTCAACCGGTCACTATAATAGTTTAGTTCTATTAGGCAAAAAATGTACTATTGTCGCTGCAAACTTAAAACTGTCAACCAAAACCAAGATGTTCtcaaatcaaaatttcaaaatccaatacaaacaaatatttaatgtctttttagcaataatattcaCATAACATCCTCTCAAAATTCAAGCCAGAAATATTTTAGAAAATGTAAAGAACTGTCTAGTCTTTTTTCCCCTGAGATCCTGGTACATTTAACTAACAAACCATCAACACTTCAACGCCGGATCACCCATATGAAAGCAATAGCTTAATAATCAGTGTGCATTAACACAGCCTCAATCACTTTAAGTAAGAAAAGTATATTAAGAACAATGAAAAAATTGCTTGTGGATGTATTGAGTACCTGTAGCATCCCAAAACCTTAACGTTAAAGTACTAAATAACCATTTCATCAAGTAGTTCTTTGATGTCTAATCAAACTAAATAACCATTTCATCAAGTAGTTCTTTGCAGTCTAACAGTTTGATGACTAATAATTCACACATTTTCATGTAGAGCAAAGAGAATATACTAAAACAGCAATACACAAAGACTCGAAATTTGCCACATGGAGGACGAAAATCAGGATAAATACCTCACCATGAAAATTTACATGGCAGGGAACATACTTATCATCAGATAATCGATGTGAAGCCCCCTCTTTAGTTGATATATACCTAACATCTGCAATCACCCAAGAGCATTGCAAAACTTTAAGCAATCCATTGTTTAAAGGCaaacaaaaatacaaaattaaGTGATAAATTATAACATGCAATATCAAAACTCTAATTTAACACCTGACTAAGACTGACATGAACAAATTTTACCATAAAAGAATCAACATTTACCATCTAAAATCAATAATTTCAAACCCTAGCAATTCATTGACAAAACAAACTTAGAATTAAACTTCATACAATCTTCTGAATAATCTGCAAGAAATTCCCACACCccaaaattgaaaaaaacaaACTTTTACCCATATCAATGACATGAAATTACATGCAAATGGATCAAGAATCTAATTTCACAATATGAAAAAAAGTACTTACCCAGAGAAAAAAATCACGAGAGCTAACGTTACCATAACAGCATTTCAAGCTTCGCAACTAAAATTCCCCAGAAAGGGTGGAAGGAAAGGAGGCTCAGATCTGCATTTAATCAAAACAATTCGGGGGAGAATTTCAAGGGGAGCAAAATCTACCCATTTAGCGGCAAACTGAACACTAAGGTTGCTGCCAGGCCAAATGGAAAATTACCCCACTTCTTAAAAATCCCCACAAATCCAAATTGAATTTGATTTCTTTGAACGGTTCGCATTCATCACTGCCTCAAAGGGtcccaatattttttttattatttattttgaaggGTGAAAATAAAGATCATGATGAAACGGTAGTAGTTGTAGTAGTAGAATAgaaattaatacggagtacagtACGTAGTAGTAGTAAGAAAGAGAAGCCGTTAATCTTTCCCGCGGGATGAGGACCGTTTTGACGGTGGTCGGAGAACTCATCGGCTGAAGAAGACCACCGTAGAAGGTGGTCTTCAAGGGAGAGTGGCAAAACGGTCCTCGGGAAACTCCCAAAGCCTCTCCCTGCCTCATTCATATGAACCCCTGGTTTATTTTGCCCCTTTGGGCTCTTTTTAAAGAGAGCTCGTGGATTTGTGCGCTCGTGGATTTAGGCTTTTGAGTGAAAATTTATGAGGTCATTAACGTCTTTCGTCTTTTCTTTGACTCAGGtagtgttctcttcacctgaattccacttatcttatcttatcttgttggttctgaacttatcttattttatcttatcttattttattgacctttatcttatctgaacttattgacccttatcttatcttatcttattgaaacttatcttatcttattgacccttatcttattgaaacttatagtaTTACTTTAAGTAATATTTACCTCACCTTGTCTTATCTTAtctatcttatcttattggccctgaacttatcttatcttattgaccctgaacttatcttattttatcttatcttatcttattggccctgaacttatcttatcttatcttattggcccttattttatcttattttatcttatcagacctgaaataagtgaaaataaggtgaagagaaccgAGCCTAAGAGGacaaataaaaactaaaaaaaaccaAGCTCTAAATATGATATCAGGTACCATTAGACCGCAATCAGGAGCCTTTTCGagttaatctaatatatatatataaaggggagttttttggagaACATTTAGAGCGTTCACGTAGGATTTCCACGTCATCACAtgttattaacttattaattaattaaataaagaatATTAGAGTCTTGCCATGATTGACCACTTAATAAGATAAGATGATAGATAATATGATAAGATAGATTCCAACTTAAATTTATCCTACTTCTCTTCAACctttttatatatatacatataagcTTTTGATGGGAATTTATCCTACTTCCTTTCTACGTTTTTGTGATAAAATATGCAATGTGACGCAATGTGGTGTTAATTATACCCCGGGGACAGATGAGATTATTATCCAGTATTGTTATTTTTTGGTGTCTGTTTATTGTTTCAAAACATGAGAGGATGAAGCTTAAGGTGTGAATTCTGATTCGTGGGAAACAGTTGATATGTTGTGTTGTTTCTTTGATGGTTTTTCTGTGACACATCTTGCTAACCATGTCGTCTaagtttatatgctttgttcTCATAAATCTCTTTATGGGCTATTGGCATATCACACATTTTTGGTCAATCATGATTTTGCTATGTCTATAAACTTAAATGCCTATGTCTTGAGTAGTTATCGTATTTGTGTTTTGTATTAGGTTCATATGTATTAGAAAGCGTTGTTTAGTTTTGATACGTAGTATAGCGGACTATTTTGGATGGGTATGCGTTATTTCCATGTCATCAAATCTCTGAATAAtatatttcagattattaaaataaaaatagataaataagcacctaataaaagataataagagataaattttactaagaataaaaaagataaataagTACTAAGTAAATAACAGAAAAAAATACAATTAtcctatttaaaaaaataagatagaattacaaATAGTGAATTTTCACAAAGACAAAATACCATGGGGAGTGGATAGAATAGTCAACGAAGAAAAGTAGATATAATTACAATTCTTCATTCTATACAATTGCATACGTATGCATATCCTTAATAGAGTTTATGTGACCATTCTATACAATTCTTCATTCTATACCATTACATACTTATGCATATTCGTTATAGAGATTATGCATATTCGTAATACTATAAAACACTCTATGCCTAGATAATTATCAAATATGTAATAGagttttatttatattaaacctTCAATATTTGGATTAATTCATATCATAAATTTAAATCATAATAACTATTATTAAGCATACAATAGAATTCTACTTTCTATTatacttataatttataaaatacctATTTCTATACGATGATATGTATGAAAATTGacaaacccgtgcatcgcacgggcttcaataCTAGTCTCATTTATTGGAAAATCAAATGgaattttcgtaaataattgatgattttattttgaaaatgccATTAAATGTTGGTTAAAGTACAGTGACATGTCATCAAATGTGGACCACATGTACGGTCATTATTGTATTTTCATAACACATCAACAACTATATAATATACAGTCAACAGCTCACAATATACAATAAGCTTCTACTAACAAACAATCTACAACTATAAATATACCGTCAATCACTTAGCTTTATACCACCTACAGTGTTCGGGTAAaatatttacgaaaatgccatttgattGGAATTTTTTTCCAATCTCTGAGATTAACTCGGAATTTCTCCGCAATCAGAACTTAAAGGCACATGATTAAGTTTAATTTCTGAAAAAAGGTAAGTCTTTTATCAGGTGCTCAATCCACAAGGTCGGTCGTGACTCGTGACCAGGTTCGACAAGCTCACGATTTGGCACATGATGTAAGGAATGGGGAAGTTATTCGCTCTGCTTCAGCATCTTTTACTTTTGCACCTTAGTTTTTCTTTAGTTTCTCTTTCTACGTTTTCAccgatggaaaaaaaaaatacttctgTGT contains these protein-coding regions:
- the LOC110777592 gene encoding cytosolic sulfotransferase 15-like, producing MATTKSHNEDEMEDELLKDKWFGFSMHLYHGFWCVDSNMEGIIATQTHFHAHDTDIILASLPKAGTTWLKSLIFTIINRQSLSHISKHTFHFKNPHELIPHLEVKVPKTCQSELDEIPSPRLFATHIPYLSLPESIKSSKCQIVYVCRNPLDNFVSGCHFWLEFDVNKGFKLDTQLIEEHLEKYCKGVLPYGPYEDHVLGYWKESIENPQKVLFLEFEGLKKEPKTHLIRLAEFLNFPFSDEEAKKYVIDEIIELCSFKSLKEMEVNKSGRINQWYQNNAYFRKGEVGDWINYLTLPMAKRINEIQEKLKKVGFSFANYETDL